The Gadus macrocephalus chromosome 20, ASM3116895v1 genome includes a region encoding these proteins:
- the cdca7a gene encoding cell division cycle-associated protein 7a, with protein sequence MPSTRSMKSAAQPPSSRMSLRSFRSVSMSSCSSSSASASDDSCDSFGSDGGFASTRSNLRPAKRMTPPKVFKSPTEEACSAFETAISTSMGAMKVRSEPRRAARKATPLKVAMVFPARKTAPKRAAPEPPTGGNEEEEGENFLDKRAINIKENKEMLAKLMAEINKVPGLFPRRMAMSLPSTPRRAHKAPGVRWRQQGSSRPQTRSRARGDGPSPPTPDNHNEEEEEDEEEQDQLSLVRRSRYYEPAPARRSLYSGSLTTAHVVRPVEDVTETELNRICTNVKEKVYNSSTGTTCHQCRQKTTDTKTCCRNPECVGVRGQFCGPCLRNRYGEEVRAALLDSEWQCPPCRGICNCSFCRAREGRCATGVLVYLAQFHGYDNAHAYLKSLKKKLEEDSE encoded by the exons ATGCCTTCCACTCGTTCTATG AAGTCTGCGGCCCAGCCCCCATCCAGCAGGATGAGTCTGAGGAGCTTCCGGAGCGTTTCCATgtcgtcctgctcctcctcttctgcctcCGCCTCCGATGATAGTTGTGACAGCTTCGGATCCGATGGAGGTTTCGCAAGCACG AGGTCCAACCTGAGACCAGCGAAGAGGATGACCCCCCCAAAGGTGTTCAAGTCCCCCACCGAGGAGGCTTGCAGCGCCTTCGAGACCGCCATCAGCACCAGTATGGGAGCCATG AAGGTCCGGTCGGAACCGCGGAGAGCGGCTCGCAAGGCCACGCCCCTCAAGGTTGCCATGGTGTTCCCGGCCCGGAAGACCGCCCCCAAGAGAGCGGCCCCGGAGCCGCCGACCGGtgggaatgaggaggaggagggggagaactTCCTGGACAAACGGGCCatcaacatcaaggagaacaaGGAGATG CTCGCCAAGCTAATGGCGGAGATAAACAAAGTGCCCGGTCTGTTTCCCCGGAGAATGGCCATGTCCCTCCCGTCAACG CCCCGGCGTGCGCACAAAGCCCCGGGGGTCCGCTGGAGACAGCAGGGATCGTCCCGGCCCCAGACCCGCTCCAGGGCCCGGGGGGATGGGCCCTCGCCCCCCACCCCTGACAACcacaacgaggaggaggaggaggatgaagaggagcagGACCAGCTCAGTCTGGTGCGCCGCAGCCGCTACTACGAGCCG GCCCCGGCGCGGCGGTCGCTGTACTCGGGGTCGCTGACGACCGCCCACGTGGTGCGGCCGGTGGAGGACGTCACGGAGACGGAGCTGAACCGCATCTGCACCAACGTGAAGGAGAAGGTCTACAACAGCTCCACC GGAACCACATGCCACCAGTGTCGTCAGAAGACGACCGACACCAAGACCTGCTGTCGTAACCCagagtgtgtgggggtgagggggcagTTCTGCGGCCCCTGTTTGAGGAACCGCTACGGGGAGGAGGTGCGAGCGGCGCTGCTGGACTCG GAGTGGCAGTGCCCGCCCTGCCGAGGGATCTGCAACTGCAGCTTCTGCCGGGCGAGGGAGGGCCGCTGTGCCACCGGCGTGCTGGTGTACCTGGCCCAGTTCCACGGCTACGACAACGCCCACGCCTACCTGAAGAG cctgaagaagaagctggaggaggactCTGAGTAG